The Erythrolamprus reginae isolate rEryReg1 chromosome 5, rEryReg1.hap1, whole genome shotgun sequence genome window below encodes:
- the PI4K2A gene encoding phosphatidylinositol 4-kinase type 2-alpha, with product MRASAHPGLDQCLGPARPMDETSPLVSPERGPAPGYGLPGTAVRSPPCPAAVPATPAGPCPCPSPPGSPAGGRDRERQPLLDRGGGGSERGAPRGTVATAGAIPTQAQVGVGVGIAAGRGEREPRNEFPDDPEFAEVVRLAELASERGIYPERIYQGSSGSYFVKDPQGKIIGVFKPKNEEPYGHLNPKWTKWLQKLCCPCCFGRDCLVLNQGYLSEAGASLVDQKLELNIVPRTMVVYLASETFNYSAIDRVKSRGKRLALEKVPKVGQRFHRIGLPPKVGSFQLFVEGYKDADYWLRRFESEPLPEKSNHQLLLQFERLVVLDYIIRNTDRGNDNWLIKCDCPLDSTSMQDSEWVVVKEPITKLAAIDNGLAFPLKHPDSWRAYPFYWAWLPQAKVPFSQEIKDLILPKISDPNFIKDLEEDLYELFKKDPGFDRGQFHKQIAVMRGQILNLMQALKDGKSPLNLVQMPPVIVETARSHQRSASESYTQSFQSRRPFFTWW from the exons ATGCGTGCGAGCGCCCATCCGGGGTTAGATCAGTGCCTCGGACCGGCTCGGCCTATGGATGAAACGAGCCCGCTGGTCTCTCCAGAGCGCGGTCCGGCCCCGGGCTATGGGCTGCCTGGGACTGCCGTGCGCTCCCCGCCTTGCCCGGCTGCTGTCCCTGCGACTCCCGCCGGACCGTGTCCCTGTCCCTCTCCGCCGGGGTCCCCCGCAGGCGGCCGCGACCGGGAGCGCCAGCCGCTGTTGGATCGGGGTGGCGGCGGGTCGGAGCGCGGAGCCCCGCGAGGGACGGTAGCGACAGCCGGGGCGATCCCGACTCAGGCTCAAGTGGGGGTCGGAGTCGGGATCGCCGCGGGTCGAGGGGAACGGGAGCCCCGGAATGAATTCCCCGATGACCCAGAATTCGCCGAAGTGGTGCGGCTGGCAGAGCTGGCGAGCGAACGCGGAATCTACCCTGAGCGCATCTACCAAGGTTCTAGCGGCAGCTATTTCGTCAAGGACCCGCAGGGG AAAATCATTGGTGTGTTCAAACCGAAGAATGAAGAACCCTATGGGCACCTGAACCCAAAGTGGACAAAATGGCTTCAAAAACTTTGCTGTCCCTGCTGTTTTGGAAGAGATTGTTTAGTCCTCAACCAAGGATATCTGTCTGAAGCTGGTGCAAGTCTTGTTGACCAAAAGCTGGAACTGAACATTGTACCTCGCACAATG GTGGTGTACTTGGCCAGTGAAACATTTAACTACAGCGCCATTGACCGAGTGAAGTCCCGGGGCAAGCGTCTGGCCTTGGAAAAAGTGCCAAAAGTTGGGCAGAGGTTTCATCGAATTGGTCTTCCACCAAAG gtgggttccttccagctTTTTGTGGAAGGTTATAAGGATGCAGATTATTGGTTGCGGCGCTTTGAGTCCGAGCCTCTTCCAGAAAAGAGTAACCATCAATTGCTGCTACAGTTTGAGAGATTGGTGGTGCTGGACTATATTATACGCAATACTG aTAGGGGTAATGACAACTGGCTGATCAAGTGTGATTGCCCTCTGGACAGTACAAGTATGCAG GACTCAGAATGGGTTGTAGTCAAGGAGCCTATAACTAAACTGGCAGCCATTGACAATGGTTTGGCTTTCCCTCTTAAGCATCCAGATTCTTGGAGAGCAT ATCCTTTCTATTGGGCATGGCTGCCACAAGCCAAAGTGCCATTCTCTCAAGAGATCAAGGATCTTATCCTGCCAAAGATTTCGGACCCTAACTTTATCAAAGATCTAGAAGAAGATCTCTATGAACTCTTCAAG AAAGATCCAGGTTTTGACCGAGGCCAATTTCATAAGCAGATTGCAGTAATGCGTGGCCAG ATCCTGAACTTGATGCAAGCCTTGAAAGATGGGAAGAGCCCTCTTAACTTGGTCCAGATGCCTCCTGTTATTGTAGAGACTGCTCGCTCCCATCAACGCTCTGCCAGTGAATCATATACACAAAGCTTCCAGAGCCGCAGGCCTTTCTTTACCTGGTGGTAG